In Fusarium oxysporum Fo47 chromosome XI, complete sequence, the following are encoded in one genomic region:
- a CDS encoding major facilitator superfamily domain-containing protein: protein MELDPIAIPDPIITEIDTPTEDPDAPPDGGYGWVIIFVCFIHTFWINLWAGSWGILQAALLRTTLKGSSLSALSFVGSLGVALGPALGIPAIRIVRIIGARAGMTIGIVIYGLGCLASSWAVGSLVGLFFACGVSYGIGSAFTDTLYNTLPVLWFKKRLGLANGIVKLGGSFGALVGAVSVGYLTEGVGVAWTFRILGIASLLTGIPTALLIKDRGAPPEYPVKWSVFRDACFSWHFAAGAVGIFPIYAPTFFLPYINNALGFSNSTSIATLACLLVCMSVGRILTGYACDRVGSMNALFFTSLVNAVSLFAVWPFSSNLGLVLLFCILNGLSNGGFAVAIPTAVGRHLPIDDAPGALSLLFTGWAPGIMGGNAISAALIQVTHADVAESIVPFRPAMYYFGGTALLSTACGLVARLIYSRNMRVIA, encoded by the coding sequence ATGGAACTGGACCCAATCGCTATCCCGGATCCAATCATTACTGAGATTGATACTCCCACTGAAGATCCTGATGCGCCTCCAGATGGCGGATACGGATGGGTCATcatctttgtttgcttcatTCACACATTCTGGATCAATCTCTGGGCCGGGTCCTGGGGTATCCTACAGGCAGCTCTGCTTCGAACAACCCTCAAAGGCTCTTCGCTGAGCGCCTTGTCATTCGTCGGTAGTCTCGGTGTAGCCTTGGGTCCCGCGCTCGGAATACCCGCCATCCGAATAGTTCGAATCATCGGAGCTCGTGCAGGCATGACGATTGGAATTGTCATATATGGACTCGGCTGCCTAGCGAGCAGTTGGGCTGTTGGAAGCCTCGTGGGGTTATTCTTCGCCTGTGGAGTCTCATATGGCATTGGATCAGCTTTCACAGACACCTTGTATAATACTCTTCCGGTGTTATGGTTCAAGAAGAGACTTGGATTGGCGAATGGcatcgtcaagcttggtGGCAGTTTTGGGGCTCTCGTTGGAGCTGTTTCAGTTGGCTATCTGACTGAAGGCGTTGGAGTCGCTTGGACCTTTCGGATATTGGGTATTGCGTCCCTCCTTACGGGCATACCCACCGCTCTACTCATCAAGGATCGTGGTGCTCCCCCAGAGTATCCTGTCAAATGGTCTGTCTTCAGAGATGCCTGCTTCTCATGGCATTTCGCGGCTGGCGCAGTTGGGATCTTCCCCATATATGCAccaaccttcttcctcccctACATCAACAATGCTCTTGGGTTCTCAAACTCTACATCCATAGCCACGCTTGCTTGTCTTTTGGTGTGTATGTCGGTAGGCCGAATCCTGACAGGCTATGCGTGCGATAGGGTCGGCTCCATGAATGCCTTGTTCTTTACCTCTCTGGTAAATGCGGTTTCTCTGTTTGCCGTTTGGCCTTTTTCTTCCAACCTGGGATTAGTTCTGTTGTTTTGCATTCTCAACGGCCTGTCAAATGGAGGTTTTGCAGTGGCGATTCCTACCGCCGTCGGTCGTCACTTACCAATCGATGATGCGCCAGGAGCATTGAGTTTGCTTTTCACTGGATGGGCTCCAGGTATAATGGGAGGAAATGCAATATCAGCGGCTCTTATTCAGGTCACGCATGCAGATGTTGCAGAATCCATTGTGCCTTTCCGGCCTGCCATGTACTATTTTGGTGGAACAGCCTTACTTAGTACTGCTTGCGGTCTTGTAGCTCGTTTAATCTATAGCCGCAACATGCGAGTGATTGCTTGA